From a single Nostoc edaphicum CCNP1411 genomic region:
- a CDS encoding DUF928 domain-containing protein: protein MKNLQLTIALVIAFTSNISYALQLQALPVNNHLSSVKFIPPPPPPDRSAAGSRGGAASRGCDAANQTVTALVPTYQQTLKQGKEADVSITQVWGLTSAEHPSFLFFVPYNASSIANIEFVLQEETNNKSQTLYRTYLTPPKSPGIISVHYPPNQGSLQVGKMYHWFFKVRVQCDQKQSTKLDYADGWVQRVNQNSKLTEQLKQATPQQKATLYTANGVWYDAIVSLAELRYKNPHNETLLANWTTLLNSVGLEAIANQPLINCCEPILNNKNFSKSQSFLPTVPSSK from the coding sequence ATGAAAAACCTTCAATTAACCATAGCCTTGGTGATAGCATTCACTAGTAATATATCCTACGCTCTACAACTCCAGGCGTTACCAGTTAATAATCATTTGTCCTCAGTCAAATTTATCCCACCACCGCCACCACCAGACCGAAGTGCAGCCGGTTCTAGAGGTGGGGCTGCAAGCCGTGGATGCGATGCAGCGAATCAAACGGTAACAGCCTTAGTACCGACCTATCAACAAACTCTTAAACAAGGTAAGGAAGCAGATGTTTCCATCACTCAAGTTTGGGGTTTAACAAGCGCTGAACATCCTTCTTTCTTATTTTTTGTTCCCTATAATGCATCATCTATAGCCAATATAGAGTTTGTTTTGCAAGAGGAAACTAATAACAAAAGCCAAACTTTATACAGAACTTATTTGACACCACCAAAATCACCAGGTATTATTAGCGTTCATTATCCCCCGAATCAAGGCTCATTGCAGGTGGGAAAAATGTATCACTGGTTTTTTAAAGTACGGGTTCAATGTGACCAAAAACAATCTACGAAACTGGATTATGCAGATGGTTGGGTGCAAAGGGTTAACCAAAATTCAAAATTAACAGAACAACTCAAACAAGCAACACCCCAACAAAAGGCGACGCTTTATACTGCAAATGGTGTTTGGTATGATGCTATTGTGAGTTTGGCAGAATTACGCTATAAAAATCCCCACAATGAGACTTTACTGGCAAACTGGACAACTTTGCTTAATTCAGTTGGCTTGGAAGCAATAGCTAATCAACCACTGATTAATTGTTGCGAACCCATTTTGAATAATAAGAATTTCAGTAAATCGCAAAGTTTTCTTCCCACTGTGCCATCATCAAAGTAA